In Panicum virgatum strain AP13 chromosome 4N, P.virgatum_v5, whole genome shotgun sequence, a single window of DNA contains:
- the LOC120669836 gene encoding 36.4 kDa proline-rich protein-like codes for MATSVRVLLLLAAVVLPVPGTLAWSNCPPPAPGGGGGHGPGRPWYPAPGSGGSGSPTRPSPGSGSGGGGGHGKPPKHHGKPPSSCPPCNPPYTPPTPRPSPPYVPPYTPPTPRPSPPYVPPYTPPTPRPSPPYVPPYTPPTPRPSPPYVPPSPPYVPPSPPYVPPAPPYVPPTPPAGRTCPIDALKLNACVDVLSGLIHLVIGREAKSKCCPLVQGVADLDAALCLCTTIRARLLNLNIYLPVALELLITCGKHAPPGFKCPPLYD; via the coding sequence ATGGCCACCTCCGTtcgcgtcctcctgctgctcgccGCGGTCGTCCTGCCAGTGCCCGGGACGCTGGCGTGGAGCAACTGCCCCCCGCCGGCgcctggcggcggtggcgggcacGGCCCCGGCCGTCCGTGGTACCCGGCGCCCGGCAGTGGCGGCTCTGGCTCGCCGACGAGGCCTTCCccaggctccggctccggcggcggcggcggccacggcaagCCGCCTAAGCACCACGGCAAGCCTCCCTCCAGCTGCCCGCCCTGCAACCCGCCGTACACCCCTCCGACGCCGCGGCCGTCTCCGCCCTACGTGCCGCCGTACACCCCTCCGACGCCGCGGCCGTCTCCGCCGTACGTACCACCGTACACCCCACCGACGCCTCGACCGTCTCCGCCGTACGTACCGCCTTACaccccgccgacgccgcggccgtCTCCCCCGTacgtgccgccgtcgccgccctacgttccgccatcgccgccctacgtcccaccagcaccaccgtacgtgccgccgacgccgccggcggggcggacgtGCCCGATCGACGCGCTGAAGCTGAACGCGTGCGTGGACGTGCTGAGCGGGCTGATCCACCTGGTGATCGGGCGGGAGGCCAAGTCCAAGTGCTGCCCGCTGGTGCAGGGGGTCGCGGACCTGGACGCGGCGCTCTGCCTCTGCACCACCATCCGCGCGCGCCTGCTCAACCTCAACATCTACCTCCCCGTCGCGCTGGAGCTGCTCATCACCTGCGGCAAGCACGCGCCGCCGGGGTTCAAGTGCCCGCCGCTCTACGACTga
- the LOC120669835 gene encoding receptor-like serine/threonine-protein kinase At3g01300 isoform X2, with translation MSPRKQQGGCGCWAAVAGGLRGACFRPAAAAAGADGDGSGAAKASHVHDAAEMRYLNASNRELGDHFQRNHDGENGADASIEKKTPPKLLQFTFQELKSATLNFRPDSILGEGGFGYVFKGWIEPNSTAPAKPGTGVTVAVKSLKPDALQGHREWVAEVDFLGQLHHKHLVKLIGYCIEDDQRLLVYEFMARGSLENHLFRRALPLPWPNRMKIALGAAKGLAFLHGGPKPVIYRDFKTSNVLLDAEYNAKLSDFGLAKAGPQGDKTHVSTRVVGTYGYAAPEYVMTGHLTSKSDVYSFGVVLLEMLTGRRSMDKKRPTGEQNLVAWARPYLNDRRRLYQLVDPRLGLNYCVKGVQKVAQICHYCLSRDSKSRPSMDEVVKQLTPIQDLNDMASASLRPRSTQRGKVHR, from the exons ATGAGTCCCCGGAAGCAGCAGGGCGGGTGCGGGTGCTGGGCCGCCGTCGCGGGGGGCCTCCGCGGGGCGTGcttccggccggcggccgcggcggcgggtgcggacggcgacggctccggcgcGGCCAAGGCCAGCCACGTCCACGACGCAG CAGAGATGAGATATCTGAATGCTAGCAATCGGGAGCTTGGTGATCATTTTCAGAGAAACCATGATGGTGAAAATGGTGCTGATGCATCAATTGAAAAGAAAACACCCCCCAAGCTACTTCAGTTTACCTTTCAGGAGTTGAAATCTGCCACCCTTAACTTCAGGCCAGACAGTATTCTTGGGGAGGGTGGGTTTGGTTACGTCTTCAAGGGATGGATTGAACCAAACAGCACTGCTCCTGCAAAACCTGGCACAGGTGTTACTGTGGCAGTTAAAAGTTTGAAGCCAGATGCTCTTCAAGGTCATAGAGAATGGGTG GCAGAAGTTGACTTTCTGGGACAGTTGCATCATAAACACCTTGTCAAGCTGATTGGATATTGTATTGAGGATGATCAAAGGTTACTTGTATATGAATTCATGGCACGAGGAAGTCTTGAAAATCATCTATTCAGAA GGGCTCTTCCCCTACCTTGGCCCAACAGAATGAAGATTGCTCTGGGTGCTGCAAAAGGCCTAGCCTTCCTCCATGGAGGTCCCAAACCAGTTATTTACAGGGATTTTAAGACATCGAATGTTCTTCTTGATGCG GAGTACAATGCGAAATTGTCTGATTTCGGTTTAGCAAAAGCTGGTCCTCAGGGTGATAAAACTCATGTCTCTACTCGAGTTGTTGGCACCTATGGTTATGCTGCACCAGAGTATGTAATGACAG GGCACTTGACATCTAAGAGTGATGTCTATAGCTTTGGGGTTGTGCTACTTGAGATGCTAACAGGCAGAAGATCCATGGACAAGAAGCGGCCTACAGGGGAGCAGAACCTGGTGGCATGGGCAAGGCCTTACCTAAATGATCGGCGAAGGCTCTATCAGCTCGTAGATCCTCGCTTGGGCCTGAACTACTGTGTGAAAGGGGTGCAGAAAGTTGCTCAGATCTGCCATTACTGCCTTAGCCGTGATAGCAAGTCACGTCCATCGATGGATGAAGTTGTCAAGCAACTCACACCAATACAAGATCTAAATGACATGGCATCGGCATCATTGAGGCCTCGATCAACTCAGCGCG GAAAGGTACATCGATAA
- the LOC120669835 gene encoding receptor-like serine/threonine-protein kinase At3g01300 isoform X3: MSPRKQQGGCGCWAAVAGGLRGACFRPAAAAAGADGDGSGAAKASHVHDAEMRYLNASNRELGDHFQRNHDGENGADASIEKKTPPKLLQFTFQELKSATLNFRPDSILGEGGFGYVFKGWIEPNSTAPAKPGTGVTVAVKSLKPDALQGHREWVAEVDFLGQLHHKHLVKLIGYCIEDDQRLLVYEFMARGSLENHLFRRALPLPWPNRMKIALGAAKGLAFLHGGPKPVIYRDFKTSNVLLDAEYNAKLSDFGLAKAGPQGDKTHVSTRVVGTYGYAAPEYVMTGHLTSKSDVYSFGVVLLEMLTGRRSMDKKRPTGEQNLVAWARPYLNDRRRLYQLVDPRLGLNYCVKGVQKVAQICHYCLSRDSKSRPSMDEVVKQLTPIQDLNDMASASLRPRSTQRGKVHR; encoded by the exons ATGAGTCCCCGGAAGCAGCAGGGCGGGTGCGGGTGCTGGGCCGCCGTCGCGGGGGGCCTCCGCGGGGCGTGcttccggccggcggccgcggcggcgggtgcggacggcgacggctccggcgcGGCCAAGGCCAGCCACGTCCACGACGCAG AGATGAGATATCTGAATGCTAGCAATCGGGAGCTTGGTGATCATTTTCAGAGAAACCATGATGGTGAAAATGGTGCTGATGCATCAATTGAAAAGAAAACACCCCCCAAGCTACTTCAGTTTACCTTTCAGGAGTTGAAATCTGCCACCCTTAACTTCAGGCCAGACAGTATTCTTGGGGAGGGTGGGTTTGGTTACGTCTTCAAGGGATGGATTGAACCAAACAGCACTGCTCCTGCAAAACCTGGCACAGGTGTTACTGTGGCAGTTAAAAGTTTGAAGCCAGATGCTCTTCAAGGTCATAGAGAATGGGTG GCAGAAGTTGACTTTCTGGGACAGTTGCATCATAAACACCTTGTCAAGCTGATTGGATATTGTATTGAGGATGATCAAAGGTTACTTGTATATGAATTCATGGCACGAGGAAGTCTTGAAAATCATCTATTCAGAA GGGCTCTTCCCCTACCTTGGCCCAACAGAATGAAGATTGCTCTGGGTGCTGCAAAAGGCCTAGCCTTCCTCCATGGAGGTCCCAAACCAGTTATTTACAGGGATTTTAAGACATCGAATGTTCTTCTTGATGCG GAGTACAATGCGAAATTGTCTGATTTCGGTTTAGCAAAAGCTGGTCCTCAGGGTGATAAAACTCATGTCTCTACTCGAGTTGTTGGCACCTATGGTTATGCTGCACCAGAGTATGTAATGACAG GGCACTTGACATCTAAGAGTGATGTCTATAGCTTTGGGGTTGTGCTACTTGAGATGCTAACAGGCAGAAGATCCATGGACAAGAAGCGGCCTACAGGGGAGCAGAACCTGGTGGCATGGGCAAGGCCTTACCTAAATGATCGGCGAAGGCTCTATCAGCTCGTAGATCCTCGCTTGGGCCTGAACTACTGTGTGAAAGGGGTGCAGAAAGTTGCTCAGATCTGCCATTACTGCCTTAGCCGTGATAGCAAGTCACGTCCATCGATGGATGAAGTTGTCAAGCAACTCACACCAATACAAGATCTAAATGACATGGCATCGGCATCATTGAGGCCTCGATCAACTCAGCGCG GAAAGGTACATCGATAA
- the LOC120669835 gene encoding receptor-like serine/threonine-protein kinase At3g01300 isoform X1, which produces MSPRKQQGGCGCWAAVAGGLRGACFRPAAAAAGADGDGSGAAKASHVHDAAAEMRYLNASNRELGDHFQRNHDGENGADASIEKKTPPKLLQFTFQELKSATLNFRPDSILGEGGFGYVFKGWIEPNSTAPAKPGTGVTVAVKSLKPDALQGHREWVAEVDFLGQLHHKHLVKLIGYCIEDDQRLLVYEFMARGSLENHLFRRALPLPWPNRMKIALGAAKGLAFLHGGPKPVIYRDFKTSNVLLDAEYNAKLSDFGLAKAGPQGDKTHVSTRVVGTYGYAAPEYVMTGHLTSKSDVYSFGVVLLEMLTGRRSMDKKRPTGEQNLVAWARPYLNDRRRLYQLVDPRLGLNYCVKGVQKVAQICHYCLSRDSKSRPSMDEVVKQLTPIQDLNDMASASLRPRSTQRGKVHR; this is translated from the exons ATGAGTCCCCGGAAGCAGCAGGGCGGGTGCGGGTGCTGGGCCGCCGTCGCGGGGGGCCTCCGCGGGGCGTGcttccggccggcggccgcggcggcgggtgcggacggcgacggctccggcgcGGCCAAGGCCAGCCACGTCCACGACGCAG CAGCAGAGATGAGATATCTGAATGCTAGCAATCGGGAGCTTGGTGATCATTTTCAGAGAAACCATGATGGTGAAAATGGTGCTGATGCATCAATTGAAAAGAAAACACCCCCCAAGCTACTTCAGTTTACCTTTCAGGAGTTGAAATCTGCCACCCTTAACTTCAGGCCAGACAGTATTCTTGGGGAGGGTGGGTTTGGTTACGTCTTCAAGGGATGGATTGAACCAAACAGCACTGCTCCTGCAAAACCTGGCACAGGTGTTACTGTGGCAGTTAAAAGTTTGAAGCCAGATGCTCTTCAAGGTCATAGAGAATGGGTG GCAGAAGTTGACTTTCTGGGACAGTTGCATCATAAACACCTTGTCAAGCTGATTGGATATTGTATTGAGGATGATCAAAGGTTACTTGTATATGAATTCATGGCACGAGGAAGTCTTGAAAATCATCTATTCAGAA GGGCTCTTCCCCTACCTTGGCCCAACAGAATGAAGATTGCTCTGGGTGCTGCAAAAGGCCTAGCCTTCCTCCATGGAGGTCCCAAACCAGTTATTTACAGGGATTTTAAGACATCGAATGTTCTTCTTGATGCG GAGTACAATGCGAAATTGTCTGATTTCGGTTTAGCAAAAGCTGGTCCTCAGGGTGATAAAACTCATGTCTCTACTCGAGTTGTTGGCACCTATGGTTATGCTGCACCAGAGTATGTAATGACAG GGCACTTGACATCTAAGAGTGATGTCTATAGCTTTGGGGTTGTGCTACTTGAGATGCTAACAGGCAGAAGATCCATGGACAAGAAGCGGCCTACAGGGGAGCAGAACCTGGTGGCATGGGCAAGGCCTTACCTAAATGATCGGCGAAGGCTCTATCAGCTCGTAGATCCTCGCTTGGGCCTGAACTACTGTGTGAAAGGGGTGCAGAAAGTTGCTCAGATCTGCCATTACTGCCTTAGCCGTGATAGCAAGTCACGTCCATCGATGGATGAAGTTGTCAAGCAACTCACACCAATACAAGATCTAAATGACATGGCATCGGCATCATTGAGGCCTCGATCAACTCAGCGCG GAAAGGTACATCGATAA
- the LOC120670477 gene encoding wall-associated receptor kinase 5-like isoform X3, which yields MGSAEVPAAAELDSLRTCPTTFNTTYLNTTAFFDEHAGRVPVILNWAVGNETCDIARKKNGSYACLSTSSMCVDSSRGSGYLCNCIKGYEGNPYLPHGCQDIDECATNKPPCAGCINIPGSFYCPSPRSLNVVALAVGSSIGAATVVIAITCTYLFHERKKLAKIKQKYFQQHGGMLLLQEISLKQGIAFSLFTEAELIEATDKFDNKNILGRGGHGTVYKGTLKEGSLIAVKRCVSMTSEQQKQEFGKEMIILSQINHRNIVKLLGCCLEVEVPMLVYEFVPNGTLFQLIHGDNGCHNIPFSTRLRIALESALALAYLHSWASPPILHGDVKSSNILLDENYSAKVSDFGASILAPTDESQFVTLVQGTCGYLDPEYMQTCQLTDKSDVYSFGVVLLELLTGKKAFNLEGPENERSLALRFLCAVKEGRLMDIIDSRIKNVNDIGLLEEVAELSRQCLEMVGERRPAMRDVAEKLDRLSKVMQHPWVPAQHNPEEMESLVGESSVASLEMIGSGNFSMEKRIVQGLLESGR from the exons ATGGGATCTGCCGAGGTGCCGGCTGCTGCCGAGTTGGACTCACTGAGGACATGTCCAACGACG TTCAACACAACATATCTAAACACCACGGCTTTTTTCGATGAGCATGCTGGCCGTGTCCCAGTGATCTTGAACTGGGCAGTGGGTAATGAGACGTGTGATATCGCGAGGAAGAAAAATGGTTCATATGCTTGCCTCAGCACTAGCAGCATGTGCGTTGATTCCAGCAGAGGCTCAGGTTACCTCTGTAACTGCATCAAAGGATACGAGGGTAATCCTTATCTTCCTCATGGATGCCAAG ATATCGATGAGTGTGCTACCAACAAACCTCCATGCGCCGGCTGCATCAACATACCTGGAAGTTTCTATTGTCCATCTCCAAGATCCTTGAATGTCGTCGCACTAGCTGTGG GTTCAAGTATTGGGGCTGCAACTGTGGTCATAGCCATCACCTGCACGTACTTGTTCCATGAAAGGAAGAAGTTGGCCAAGATCAAGCAGAAGTATTTCCAACAGCATGGTGGGATGCTTCTGCTGCAGGAGATAAGCTTAAAGCAAGGAATTGCTTTCTCCCTCTTCACTGAAGCAGAGCTCATTGAGGCAACAGATAAGTTCGACAACAAGAATATCCTCGGCCGTGGTGGCCATGGCACAGTCTACAAGGGCACACTCAAGGAAGGCAGTCTGATCGCAGTCAAACGGTGTGTATCCATGACCAGCGAGCAGCAAAAGCAGGAGTTTGGCAAAGAGATGATCATCCTATCCCAGATTAACCACAGGAACATCGTTAAGCTACTGGGCTGCTGTCTTGAAGTAGAGGTTCCAATGCTGGTCTATGAGTTCGTCCCCAATGGGACACTGTTTCAGCTCATCCATGGTGACAATGGCTGCCATAACATCCCCTTCTCGACTCGGTTGCGCATTGCCCTTGAGTCTGCTCTAGCCTTAgcttacctgcattcatgggcTTCGCCTCCAATCCTTCACGGTGATGTCAAATCATCGAATATACTCCTTGATGAGAACTATTCAGCTAAGGTATCAGACTTTGGGGCCTCCATACTGGCACCGACTGATGAATCTCAGTTTGTCACACTTGTGCAAGGGACTTGTGGGTACCTAGACCCTGAGTATATGCAGACGTGCCAGCTGACAGATAAGAGCGATGTCTACAGTTTCGGCGTCGTTctcttggagcttctcaccggcAAGAAGGCGTTCAACCTTGAAGGGCCTGAAAATGAGAGGAGCCTTGCACTACGCTTCTTATGCGCAGTGAAGGAGGGCAGACTCATGGACATCATTGACAGCCGCATCAAGAATGTGAACGACATCGGGCTGCTGGAGGAGGTCGCGGAGCTTTCGAGGCAGTGCCTGGAGATGGTCGGCGAGAGGCGGCCGGCAATGAGAGATGTCGCCGAGAAGCTGGACAGGCTGAGCAAGGTCATGCAGCACCCGTGGGTGCCTGCGCAACATAACCCTGAAGAGATGGAGAGCCTGGTTGGGGAATCGTCTGTGGCCAGCTTGGAGATGATCGGCTCTGGTAATTTCAGCATGGAGAAGAGGATCGTGCAAGGGCTTCTGGAGTCCGGGCGTTAA
- the LOC120670477 gene encoding putative wall-associated receptor kinase-like 16 isoform X2: MTLPGPNCLKRCGDVDISYPFGIGAGCAMEGFELSCSKTDAHSILKFSGEIPVQTILLSEGQVRIMKHISTMSYNPSSKEIDQDIWGRNLSATPFLYSGKSNMFTVIGVNTLAYMTDNVVTCDYWVCLGPRPTTISWHKMGSAEVPAAAELDSLRTCPTTFNTTYLNTTAFFDEHAGRVPVILNWAVGNETCDIARKKNGSYACLSTSSMCVDSSRGSGYLCNCIKGYEGNPYLPHGCQDIDECATNKPPCAGCINIPGSFYCPSPRSLNVVALAVGSSIGAATVVIAITCTYLFHERKKLAKIKQKYFQQHGGMLLLQEISLKQGIAFSLFTEAELIEATDKFDNKNILGRGGHGTVYKGTLKEGSLIAVKRCVSMTSEQQKQEFGKEMIILSQINHRNIVKLLGCCLEVEVPMLVYEFVPNGTLFQLIHGDNGCHNIPFSTRLRIALESALALAYLHSWASPPILHGDVKSSNILLDENYSAKVSDFGASILAPTDESQFVTLVQGTCGYLDPEYMQTCQLTDKSDVYSFGVVLLELLTGKKAFNLEGPENERSLALRFLCAVKEGRLMDIIDSRIKNVNDIGLLEEVAELSRQCLEMVGERRPAMRDVAEKLDRLSKVMQHPWVPAQHNPEEMESLVGESSVASLEMIGSGNFSMEKRIVQGLLESGR; the protein is encoded by the exons ATGACTCTGCCAGGACCCAACTGCCTGAAGCGTTGCGGCGATGTGGACATTTCATATCCATTTGGGATTGGTGCTGGCTGTGCAATGGAAGGATTTGAGCTCAGTTGCAGCAAGACGGATGCCCACAGCATCTTGAAATTCTCTGGAGAAATTCCGGTGCAGACTATATTGTTGTCCGAAGGTCAGGTTCGGATCATGAAACACATCTCAACCATGTCCTACAACCCGTCGAGCAAGGAGATCGACCAGGATATATGGGGCAGGAATCTCTCCGCCACTCCATTTCTCTATTCAGGGAAGTCTAACATGTTTACGGTTATCGGTGTCAACACTCTTGCATACATGACGGACAATGTTGTGA CATGTGATTATTGGGTGTGTCTCGGTCCTCGCCCTACAACAATCTCATGGCACAAGATGGGATCTGCCGAGGTGCCGGCTGCTGCCGAGTTGGACTCACTGAGGACATGTCCAACGACG TTCAACACAACATATCTAAACACCACGGCTTTTTTCGATGAGCATGCTGGCCGTGTCCCAGTGATCTTGAACTGGGCAGTGGGTAATGAGACGTGTGATATCGCGAGGAAGAAAAATGGTTCATATGCTTGCCTCAGCACTAGCAGCATGTGCGTTGATTCCAGCAGAGGCTCAGGTTACCTCTGTAACTGCATCAAAGGATACGAGGGTAATCCTTATCTTCCTCATGGATGCCAAG ATATCGATGAGTGTGCTACCAACAAACCTCCATGCGCCGGCTGCATCAACATACCTGGAAGTTTCTATTGTCCATCTCCAAGATCCTTGAATGTCGTCGCACTAGCTGTGG GTTCAAGTATTGGGGCTGCAACTGTGGTCATAGCCATCACCTGCACGTACTTGTTCCATGAAAGGAAGAAGTTGGCCAAGATCAAGCAGAAGTATTTCCAACAGCATGGTGGGATGCTTCTGCTGCAGGAGATAAGCTTAAAGCAAGGAATTGCTTTCTCCCTCTTCACTGAAGCAGAGCTCATTGAGGCAACAGATAAGTTCGACAACAAGAATATCCTCGGCCGTGGTGGCCATGGCACAGTCTACAAGGGCACACTCAAGGAAGGCAGTCTGATCGCAGTCAAACGGTGTGTATCCATGACCAGCGAGCAGCAAAAGCAGGAGTTTGGCAAAGAGATGATCATCCTATCCCAGATTAACCACAGGAACATCGTTAAGCTACTGGGCTGCTGTCTTGAAGTAGAGGTTCCAATGCTGGTCTATGAGTTCGTCCCCAATGGGACACTGTTTCAGCTCATCCATGGTGACAATGGCTGCCATAACATCCCCTTCTCGACTCGGTTGCGCATTGCCCTTGAGTCTGCTCTAGCCTTAgcttacctgcattcatgggcTTCGCCTCCAATCCTTCACGGTGATGTCAAATCATCGAATATACTCCTTGATGAGAACTATTCAGCTAAGGTATCAGACTTTGGGGCCTCCATACTGGCACCGACTGATGAATCTCAGTTTGTCACACTTGTGCAAGGGACTTGTGGGTACCTAGACCCTGAGTATATGCAGACGTGCCAGCTGACAGATAAGAGCGATGTCTACAGTTTCGGCGTCGTTctcttggagcttctcaccggcAAGAAGGCGTTCAACCTTGAAGGGCCTGAAAATGAGAGGAGCCTTGCACTACGCTTCTTATGCGCAGTGAAGGAGGGCAGACTCATGGACATCATTGACAGCCGCATCAAGAATGTGAACGACATCGGGCTGCTGGAGGAGGTCGCGGAGCTTTCGAGGCAGTGCCTGGAGATGGTCGGCGAGAGGCGGCCGGCAATGAGAGATGTCGCCGAGAAGCTGGACAGGCTGAGCAAGGTCATGCAGCACCCGTGGGTGCCTGCGCAACATAACCCTGAAGAGATGGAGAGCCTGGTTGGGGAATCGTCTGTGGCCAGCTTGGAGATGATCGGCTCTGGTAATTTCAGCATGGAGAAGAGGATCGTGCAAGGGCTTCTGGAGTCCGGGCGTTAA
- the LOC120670477 gene encoding putative wall-associated receptor kinase-like 16 isoform X1, whose product MYYYYKTPIDRVPMLLLLLFSSTVALQFQTKTMTLPGPNCLKRCGDVDISYPFGIGAGCAMEGFELSCSKTDAHSILKFSGEIPVQTILLSEGQVRIMKHISTMSYNPSSKEIDQDIWGRNLSATPFLYSGKSNMFTVIGVNTLAYMTDNVVTCDYWVCLGPRPTTISWHKMGSAEVPAAAELDSLRTCPTTFNTTYLNTTAFFDEHAGRVPVILNWAVGNETCDIARKKNGSYACLSTSSMCVDSSRGSGYLCNCIKGYEGNPYLPHGCQDIDECATNKPPCAGCINIPGSFYCPSPRSLNVVALAVGSSIGAATVVIAITCTYLFHERKKLAKIKQKYFQQHGGMLLLQEISLKQGIAFSLFTEAELIEATDKFDNKNILGRGGHGTVYKGTLKEGSLIAVKRCVSMTSEQQKQEFGKEMIILSQINHRNIVKLLGCCLEVEVPMLVYEFVPNGTLFQLIHGDNGCHNIPFSTRLRIALESALALAYLHSWASPPILHGDVKSSNILLDENYSAKVSDFGASILAPTDESQFVTLVQGTCGYLDPEYMQTCQLTDKSDVYSFGVVLLELLTGKKAFNLEGPENERSLALRFLCAVKEGRLMDIIDSRIKNVNDIGLLEEVAELSRQCLEMVGERRPAMRDVAEKLDRLSKVMQHPWVPAQHNPEEMESLVGESSVASLEMIGSGNFSMEKRIVQGLLESGR is encoded by the exons ATGTACTATTACTACAAGACCCCCATTGATAGAGTCCCTATGCTTCTGCTGCTACTCTTCAGTTCCACAGTTGCGCTGCAATTCCAAACCAAGACGATGACTCTGCCAGGACCCAACTGCCTGAAGCGTTGCGGCGATGTGGACATTTCATATCCATTTGGGATTGGTGCTGGCTGTGCAATGGAAGGATTTGAGCTCAGTTGCAGCAAGACGGATGCCCACAGCATCTTGAAATTCTCTGGAGAAATTCCGGTGCAGACTATATTGTTGTCCGAAGGTCAGGTTCGGATCATGAAACACATCTCAACCATGTCCTACAACCCGTCGAGCAAGGAGATCGACCAGGATATATGGGGCAGGAATCTCTCCGCCACTCCATTTCTCTATTCAGGGAAGTCTAACATGTTTACGGTTATCGGTGTCAACACTCTTGCATACATGACGGACAATGTTGTGA CATGTGATTATTGGGTGTGTCTCGGTCCTCGCCCTACAACAATCTCATGGCACAAGATGGGATCTGCCGAGGTGCCGGCTGCTGCCGAGTTGGACTCACTGAGGACATGTCCAACGACG TTCAACACAACATATCTAAACACCACGGCTTTTTTCGATGAGCATGCTGGCCGTGTCCCAGTGATCTTGAACTGGGCAGTGGGTAATGAGACGTGTGATATCGCGAGGAAGAAAAATGGTTCATATGCTTGCCTCAGCACTAGCAGCATGTGCGTTGATTCCAGCAGAGGCTCAGGTTACCTCTGTAACTGCATCAAAGGATACGAGGGTAATCCTTATCTTCCTCATGGATGCCAAG ATATCGATGAGTGTGCTACCAACAAACCTCCATGCGCCGGCTGCATCAACATACCTGGAAGTTTCTATTGTCCATCTCCAAGATCCTTGAATGTCGTCGCACTAGCTGTGG GTTCAAGTATTGGGGCTGCAACTGTGGTCATAGCCATCACCTGCACGTACTTGTTCCATGAAAGGAAGAAGTTGGCCAAGATCAAGCAGAAGTATTTCCAACAGCATGGTGGGATGCTTCTGCTGCAGGAGATAAGCTTAAAGCAAGGAATTGCTTTCTCCCTCTTCACTGAAGCAGAGCTCATTGAGGCAACAGATAAGTTCGACAACAAGAATATCCTCGGCCGTGGTGGCCATGGCACAGTCTACAAGGGCACACTCAAGGAAGGCAGTCTGATCGCAGTCAAACGGTGTGTATCCATGACCAGCGAGCAGCAAAAGCAGGAGTTTGGCAAAGAGATGATCATCCTATCCCAGATTAACCACAGGAACATCGTTAAGCTACTGGGCTGCTGTCTTGAAGTAGAGGTTCCAATGCTGGTCTATGAGTTCGTCCCCAATGGGACACTGTTTCAGCTCATCCATGGTGACAATGGCTGCCATAACATCCCCTTCTCGACTCGGTTGCGCATTGCCCTTGAGTCTGCTCTAGCCTTAgcttacctgcattcatgggcTTCGCCTCCAATCCTTCACGGTGATGTCAAATCATCGAATATACTCCTTGATGAGAACTATTCAGCTAAGGTATCAGACTTTGGGGCCTCCATACTGGCACCGACTGATGAATCTCAGTTTGTCACACTTGTGCAAGGGACTTGTGGGTACCTAGACCCTGAGTATATGCAGACGTGCCAGCTGACAGATAAGAGCGATGTCTACAGTTTCGGCGTCGTTctcttggagcttctcaccggcAAGAAGGCGTTCAACCTTGAAGGGCCTGAAAATGAGAGGAGCCTTGCACTACGCTTCTTATGCGCAGTGAAGGAGGGCAGACTCATGGACATCATTGACAGCCGCATCAAGAATGTGAACGACATCGGGCTGCTGGAGGAGGTCGCGGAGCTTTCGAGGCAGTGCCTGGAGATGGTCGGCGAGAGGCGGCCGGCAATGAGAGATGTCGCCGAGAAGCTGGACAGGCTGAGCAAGGTCATGCAGCACCCGTGGGTGCCTGCGCAACATAACCCTGAAGAGATGGAGAGCCTGGTTGGGGAATCGTCTGTGGCCAGCTTGGAGATGATCGGCTCTGGTAATTTCAGCATGGAGAAGAGGATCGTGCAAGGGCTTCTGGAGTCCGGGCGTTAA